The following are from one region of the Orenia metallireducens genome:
- a CDS encoding ABC transporter permease, translated as MGFLTKLAFKNLFRYKLRTFISIIAIAFAVMIVVFARGYIVGMIDSIFADHIQYSSGHIKIIDQNYQQQERLLPLNYPVDGFGQQGLDGMIANLKAIDNVEMVIPRLKFGAMVSTENELVTMIGWGVNPDQEIAFTDIEDKLVEGRMVQPGQLEVVMGTTLLDQLNRQVGDTVTILSNTAFNSLKGVTFKIVGRLESGLKMLDEVVFYLPLDQAQRILYMEGQTTELLLVTADRNLVDQVLPKVKGLLSSKGIDKRYLALGYKETSDLLPYMEMAKLVYNQVYIFLVLLASIVVINTMIMIVKERTKEIGMMSALGLESKNILQLFVIEGSIMGIVGSFFGAMLGFILNNYLAQTGIDLSSAVAGFSSEHMVNSIIYPVSSITNTIFAFGLGVIIVTIACIIPARRAAKLSPTEAMGEG; from the coding sequence ATGGGGTTTCTTACTAAATTAGCTTTTAAAAATCTCTTTAGATATAAATTAAGAACATTTATTTCAATTATTGCTATTGCTTTTGCAGTTATGATAGTTGTTTTTGCTAGAGGATATATAGTAGGGATGATAGACTCTATTTTTGCTGATCATATTCAATATAGTTCTGGTCATATTAAAATAATTGATCAGAACTATCAGCAGCAGGAACGTTTACTCCCTCTTAATTATCCAGTAGATGGATTTGGGCAACAGGGACTAGATGGAATGATAGCCAATTTGAAAGCTATAGATAATGTAGAGATGGTAATTCCTAGACTAAAGTTTGGGGCTATGGTCAGTACTGAAAATGAATTGGTAACTATGATCGGTTGGGGGGTTAATCCAGATCAAGAGATTGCCTTTACCGATATTGAGGATAAATTAGTAGAGGGGAGGATGGTTCAGCCAGGTCAACTGGAAGTGGTGATGGGTACGACCCTGTTAGATCAATTAAACCGTCAGGTTGGTGATACTGTAACTATATTATCTAATACAGCCTTTAATTCTTTAAAAGGTGTTACCTTCAAAATAGTTGGTCGTTTAGAAAGTGGTCTAAAGATGCTTGATGAGGTAGTTTTCTATCTTCCCCTTGATCAGGCTCAGAGAATCTTATATATGGAAGGTCAGACTACTGAACTACTGTTGGTAACAGCTGATAGGAACTTAGTAGATCAAGTTTTACCCAAGGTGAAAGGGTTGCTGTCATCGAAAGGAATAGATAAGAGGTATCTTGCTTTGGGATACAAAGAGACCAGTGATCTTCTTCCATATATGGAGATGGCTAAATTAGTCTATAATCAGGTTTATATCTTTCTAGTACTGTTGGCTAGTATCGTGGTTATTAATACTATGATTATGATAGTTAAAGAACGAACAAAAGAGATTGGGATGATGTCTGCACTAGGACTAGAGAGTAAGAATATCTTACAGCTCTTTGTTATTGAAGGTAGCATTATGGGGATTGTTGGTAGTTTCTTTGGAGCTATGCTAGGTTTTATCTTAAATAATTACCTAGCTCAAACAGGGATAGATCTCAGTTCAGCAGTAGCAGGATTTAGTTCAGAACATATGGTTAATTCAATTATTTATCCAGTTTCTTCAATAACTAATACGATATTTGCTTTTGGGTTAGGGGTTATTATTGTAACTATTGCTTGTATTATTCCAGCACGAAGAGCAGCAAAACTTTCACCTACTGAAGCTATGGGTGAAGGGTAG
- a CDS encoding outer membrane lipoprotein-sorting protein, with product MKRLIVVFICFIALIAAITTMVSAMTAEEIINRRDENEYIKVAKVEAEMVIINGRRKMSKNMLTFIEEDNSLTIFTNARDRGTKFLKRDDDLWMFFPEAEDIVKISGHMLNQGMMGSDFSYQDMMESDKLTDLYDFAIIGEEELNGRQCYVLEGVALDGKEVSYYRRKSWIDKERFIGLKEELYAKSERLLKVMNVKRVEQIDGRWYPVESVMENKLRKKTRTEFVIKSIKFNPKIPAGTFTLQNMQ from the coding sequence ATGAAAAGATTAATAGTAGTATTTATTTGTTTTATAGCTTTAATAGCTGCTATTACCACTATGGTTAGTGCTATGACTGCTGAAGAGATAATTAATAGAAGGGATGAGAATGAATATATTAAGGTTGCTAAAGTAGAAGCTGAGATGGTTATTATAAATGGCAGACGAAAGATGAGCAAAAATATGCTCACTTTTATAGAAGAAGATAATAGTTTGACCATATTTACTAATGCTCGGGATCGAGGAACTAAGTTTCTAAAAAGAGATGATGACCTCTGGATGTTCTTTCCTGAAGCAGAAGATATAGTTAAGATTTCTGGTCATATGCTTAATCAGGGAATGATGGGAAGTGATTTTTCCTATCAGGATATGATGGAGTCTGATAAATTAACAGATCTTTATGACTTTGCGATTATCGGTGAAGAAGAGCTGAATGGTCGTCAATGTTATGTTTTAGAAGGTGTTGCTTTAGATGGTAAAGAAGTCTCTTATTATCGACGTAAATCTTGGATTGACAAAGAAAGGTTTATTGGTCTTAAAGAAGAGTTATATGCCAAGAGTGAACGATTATTGAAGGTGATGAATGTAAAACGTGTAGAGCAGATTGATGGTCGATGGTATCCAGTTGAATCAGTAATGGAGAATAAGCTGAGAAAAAAGACTAGAACTGAGTTTGTTATCAAGTCAATAAAGTTTAATCCTAAAATACCTGCTGGAACTTTTACTCTACAAAACATGCAATAA
- a CDS encoding PH domain-containing protein has translation MGFLDGLMGNATEMNVKEIEQELSGVLLNGERVSKGYKVLRDFFVFTDKRLIIVDKQGITGKKVEYHSIPYSSIRHFSVETAGSFDADSELKLWVAGASMPIQKQFGKSNNILEVQKTLAEYIL, from the coding sequence ATGGGATTCTTAGATGGATTGATGGGTAATGCTACCGAGATGAATGTTAAAGAGATAGAACAGGAGCTATCTGGTGTATTACTTAATGGAGAACGTGTGAGCAAAGGCTATAAGGTATTGAGAGATTTTTTTGTATTTACTGATAAAAGACTTATTATCGTAGATAAACAAGGAATTACAGGAAAAAAGGTTGAATATCATTCAATTCCTTATTCAAGTATCAGACATTTTAGTGTTGAAACTGCTGGTAGTTTTGATGCAGACTCAGAATTAAAGCTATGGGTTGCAGGTGCGAGTATGCCAATCCAAAAGCAATTTGGAAAGAGTAATAATATTCTTGAAGTTCAAAAGACTCTAGCTGAGTATATATTATAG